GGCGGGCTCGCGGCCACGGTGCGCATCCCGGCGGGGACGCCGGCCGGCCGGCACAGCCTCGTGGTGGTGCGCGCCGACGGCACCGAGCTGTCCATGCCCATCGTGGTCAGGGCGGCCGAAGGCGGCACGGGCGGCGGACCCGGGGGGATCCGATGGCACGGGCCCAGGCGGGGCGGGCTCCGGCGACACCGGCGGCCAGACCGGCGGCGGGGCGGGCGATGCGGGCCGATCCGGATCGGCCGACGCCCTCTCGCGCACCGGTTCGAATGGCCCGGTCGGCGTCGCGATCGCGGTCGCGCTGCTCATCGCCGGAGGATCGGCGATGGCCGTCAGGCGACTGCGCCGACGGGCCTGAGCGGCCGCGCGGGGAACCCGCGGCGGCGAGCGGGCCGAGGAGCCGGGCAGACGATCCGGCGCCCCGGCCCGCTCGCGCGTGCTCGCGCGGGCGGCACCGGGCGTCGGCGCCCGTCGCGTGGCGCTGGGCGCTGGGCGCTGGGCGCCCGCGAGCGTGGCGGCCGTGCCGGTCTACTGCTCGGCGGAGTGGTCGCGGGTGCAGCGACCCGCCGGCCCGTCGACGCGGATGTCGTGCGCCGAGGCGTTGAAGCGGTGCAGCCCCTCGCGCAGATCCTCGAGTTCCTCCGCGCTCCACCCGACGAAGCGCTCGTGGTAGGCGTGCGCCCAGCGGGCTCGGATGCGCTCGAGCAGCTCGGTCGCCCGCGGAGTCGCCGTCAGCAGCATCACACGACGGTCCTCGGCGGCGGGCTCGGCCTCGACGAGCCCGAGCTCGCGCAGCTTCGCGATCTGGCGGCTCACCACGGCCTTGTCCATGTCGAGCATCTGGCTGAGCGCGGTCGCGGTGATGGGCCCCTTGCGCAGCACGAGCTGCAGCACGATCATGCCGACGCCCTTCAGATCGCTGTCGACCTCCTGCGCGTAACTCGCCCAGTGGCTGCGGGCGAAGGCGAAGACCTCCGAGAACTCCGAGATGATCTGGGCGATGCGGTCGTCGCGATGGGAGGCGACCGCCCCCGCCGGGTCGTTCAGCGGGGAGCGGTCGCTCTGATCCTCCATGGCGTCGAGCCTAGCGCGCCGCAGAGGTGTCGCCATCGCCCCGCTCGCGCGACGAGGAGCCTGCCACCACGGGGATCGACCCCGTGGCGGCCTTGACCGCGTCGCCGAGGAACTCGTGCGCGGCGGTGCCCGCCGCATCGGACGCGGCTGCGGCCTCGCGCTGGCTCAGCTCGGCGATGCGCTCGGCGTTGCTCTTCGTGCTCAGCGGGATGTTGGGCAGGAAGGCGATCGCGATGAGCGCGACGATCGCGACCGGGGAGGCGGCGAGGAAGATGTTGCCGATGGCGTGGCCGTACGACGACTCGACGATCTCGCGCACCGGAGCCGTCAGCTCGGCGATCTTCGGAATGGCGTTGCTCTCCTGGAACCGCTGCAGATCGGCGATCACCTCGGGGTCGGGGTTCGTCTGCATGAGCGCCGCCAGCTCGGTGAAGCCCTCCTTGAAATAGTCGGCGATCTCGTGGGCGAGGATCGCGCCCATCACCGAGATGCCGGCGGTGCCGCTGATCGTGCGGAAGAAGGTCACCGAGGCGCTCGCGGCGCCCATCTCGGTCGGAGCGACCGTGTTCTGCACGATGAGCACGAGATTCTGCATGGTCATGCCGACGCCGGCGCCGAGCACGGCCATCGAGACGCCCACGTACCAGTAGTTCGTGTCGTACCGCAGCTGACCCATCATGAGCAGGCCGGCGAGCAGTGCGAGCGCTCCGACGACCATGTAGCGCTTCCACTTGCCGGTGCGCGTGATGATCTGGCCCACGACGGTCGACGAGATCAGCACGCCGGCCATCATCGGCAGCGTCAGCAGGCTGGACTCGATGACGGAGCGGCCGCGCGCGAGCTGCATGTACTGGCCGAGGAAGACGGCGGTGCCCATCATGGCGAGCCCCACCGCGATCGAAGCGATCGAGGCGAGCGTGAAGGTGCGGTTCTTGAAGAGCGTCATCGGGATGAGGGGCTCTTCGACCTTGAGCTCGACGAGCACGGCGACCACGAGGGCGACGATACCGCCGCCGACCATCGCGACGGTCTGCCACGACCACCACTCGAAGTTGGAGCCGGCGAGCGTCACCCAGATGAGCAGGCTCGAGAAGCCGAGCGAGATGAGCGCCGTGCCCCAGTAGTCGATCTTGACCTTCTGCTTGCGGGTGGGCAGGTGGAGGGTGCGCTGCAGCATGATGATCGCGACGATCGCGATGGGAGCCGCGACGTAGAAGTTCCAGCGCCAGCCGACCGTGTCGGTGAGTAGGCCGCCGAGCAGCGGGCCGCCGACCGTGGCCACGGCCATGATCGCGCCGAGGATGCCCATGTACTTGCCGCGCTCGAGCGGGCTGATGATCTCGGCGAGCACGATCTGGGCGAGCGCGCCGAGGCCGCCGACGCCGAGGCCCTGCACGACGCGGAATGCGATGAGCCAGGTGGGATCCTGCGCCATGCCGGCGAACGCCGATCCCACGATGAAGACGATGATCGCCACCTGCAGCAGCACCTTCTTGCTGGTGAGGTCGGCGAGCTTGCCCCAGATCGGGGTCGAGATCGCGGCCGCGAGCATGGTGGCGGTGACCACCCAGGTGAACGCGGCCTGCGTGCCTCCGATGTCGGCGATGATGATCGGCATCGAGGTGCCGACCACGTTCATGGCGAGCATGGAGACGAAGTTGGCGAGGAAGAGTCCGGCGAGCGCGAGGTTCTTGGCTCGGCCGGTGAGCAGCCCCGTTTCGGGGGTGTGCTGCGAGGGCTGTGACATCCGGGTCCTTATCGATGTGCGACGTGCGGGCGGTGCTCCCGTCGTTGCTCGCCCGAGGCGGATCGCGAGCGGGTCGCCGGGCTTCTGCCGGCGCGGCACCTTCGTTGACGAAGATCA
The genomic region above belongs to Leucobacter muris and contains:
- a CDS encoding MarR family winged helix-turn-helix transcriptional regulator, which translates into the protein MATPLRRARLDAMEDQSDRSPLNDPAGAVASHRDDRIAQIISEFSEVFAFARSHWASYAQEVDSDLKGVGMIVLQLVLRKGPITATALSQMLDMDKAVVSRQIAKLRELGLVEAEPAAEDRRVMLLTATPRATELLERIRARWAHAYHERFVGWSAEELEDLREGLHRFNASAHDIRVDGPAGRCTRDHSAEQ
- a CDS encoding DHA2 family efflux MFS transporter permease subunit, whose amino-acid sequence is MSQPSQHTPETGLLTGRAKNLALAGLFLANFVSMLAMNVVGTSMPIIIADIGGTQAAFTWVVTATMLAAAISTPIWGKLADLTSKKVLLQVAIIVFIVGSAFAGMAQDPTWLIAFRVVQGLGVGGLGALAQIVLAEIISPLERGKYMGILGAIMAVATVGGPLLGGLLTDTVGWRWNFYVAAPIAIVAIIMLQRTLHLPTRKQKVKIDYWGTALISLGFSSLLIWVTLAGSNFEWWSWQTVAMVGGGIVALVVAVLVELKVEEPLIPMTLFKNRTFTLASIASIAVGLAMMGTAVFLGQYMQLARGRSVIESSLLTLPMMAGVLISSTVVGQIITRTGKWKRYMVVGALALLAGLLMMGQLRYDTNYWYVGVSMAVLGAGVGMTMQNLVLIVQNTVAPTEMGAASASVTFFRTISGTAGISVMGAILAHEIADYFKEGFTELAALMQTNPDPEVIADLQRFQESNAIPKIAELTAPVREIVESSYGHAIGNIFLAASPVAIVALIAIAFLPNIPLSTKSNAERIAELSQREAAAASDAAGTAAHEFLGDAVKAATGSIPVVAGSSSRERGDGDTSAAR